One window of the Arthrobacter sp. zg-Y919 genome contains the following:
- the tilS gene encoding tRNA lysidine(34) synthetase TilS, with translation MRDTLRDAGLAPGGEQPPLILVACSGGPDSLALAAAASFFSRRGDYRVGAVVVDHGLQPASAEVAVQARDKLERMGLEPVLVRQVEVPASGMGPEAAARTVRYAALDTAVAELGADAVLLGHTLDDQAEQVLLGLMRGSGTRSLAGMPAVRGKYLRPFLSLRREQTLEICEDAGLDPWHDPSNRDPAYARSRVRTEVLPFLEEKLGPGIAEALFRSSRILSADADYLDAVSAQAFAELRAAAPQGDTTGSEELLLPEAQLRALAPAVRQRVLALAAVELGGAQPSYERLAAVQALLRRTGSAGPVQLVGKVSVYRQPRAKSVHHGASSYGNLVFRKKSST, from the coding sequence ATCCGTGACACCCTGCGCGACGCCGGCCTGGCTCCGGGCGGAGAGCAGCCGCCGCTGATCCTGGTCGCCTGCAGCGGCGGCCCCGATTCCCTGGCCCTGGCCGCCGCAGCATCGTTCTTCTCCCGGCGCGGGGACTACCGCGTGGGCGCCGTCGTCGTGGACCACGGGCTGCAGCCCGCCAGCGCCGAGGTGGCGGTGCAGGCGCGGGACAAACTGGAACGGATGGGACTGGAGCCGGTGCTCGTCCGGCAGGTGGAAGTGCCTGCCTCCGGCATGGGACCCGAAGCCGCCGCCCGGACGGTCCGCTATGCGGCGCTGGACACCGCCGTGGCGGAACTTGGGGCCGACGCCGTCCTGCTGGGGCATACCCTCGATGACCAGGCCGAGCAGGTGCTGCTGGGCCTGATGCGTGGGTCGGGCACCCGTTCGCTGGCCGGAATGCCCGCCGTTCGGGGAAAGTACCTGCGGCCTTTCCTGTCCCTGCGCCGGGAACAGACCCTGGAGATCTGCGAAGACGCCGGACTGGATCCGTGGCACGATCCCAGCAACCGCGACCCGGCCTACGCCCGGTCCCGGGTGCGGACCGAGGTGCTGCCGTTCTTGGAGGAAAAACTGGGTCCGGGCATTGCCGAGGCGCTGTTCCGTTCCTCACGTATCCTTTCCGCCGATGCCGACTACCTGGATGCCGTGTCAGCGCAGGCATTTGCGGAGCTGCGTGCCGCCGCCCCGCAGGGAGACACCACCGGTTCCGAAGAGCTCCTGCTGCCCGAAGCGCAGCTGCGTGCCCTTGCCCCGGCCGTCCGCCAGCGGGTCCTGGCCCTGGCCGCGGTCGAACTCGGTGGTGCACAGCCGAGCTACGAACGCCTTGCCGCCGTCCAGGCCCTGCTGCGGCGGACAGGTTCGGCCGGACCGGTCCAGCTGGTGGGGAAAGTCAGTGTGTACCGCCAGCCCCGGGCCAAATCGGTTCACCACGGTGCCTCAAGCTATGGCAATCTTGTGTTTAGGAAAAAGAGCAGCACCTAA
- the hpt gene encoding hypoxanthine phosphoribosyltransferase, with product MDSHDVQSDLKHVLYTKEQIQTRITELAAEIDRDYAGRDVLLVGVLKGAVMVMADLSRALHSHVTMDWMAVSSYGSGTQSSGVVRILKDLETDLLGKHVLIVEDIIDSGLTLSWLRTNLESRGPASVEICTLLRKPDAAKVEIDVKYVGYEIPNEFVVGFGLDFAERYRNLDFIGTLAPHVYE from the coding sequence GTGGATTCACACGACGTCCAGTCAGATCTCAAGCACGTTCTCTACACCAAGGAACAGATCCAAACCCGGATCACAGAACTGGCGGCCGAAATTGACCGCGACTACGCCGGCCGCGACGTCCTGCTCGTCGGCGTGCTCAAGGGTGCCGTGATGGTGATGGCGGATCTGTCCCGCGCCCTCCACAGCCACGTGACCATGGACTGGATGGCGGTGTCCTCCTACGGCTCCGGCACGCAGTCCTCCGGTGTGGTCCGCATCCTCAAGGACCTGGAAACCGACCTGCTCGGCAAGCACGTGCTGATTGTCGAAGACATCATCGACTCCGGCCTGACCCTCTCCTGGCTGCGCACCAACCTGGAATCCCGTGGACCGGCCAGCGTGGAAATCTGCACCCTGCTGCGCAAGCCGGACGCTGCCAAGGTCGAAATCGACGTCAAGTACGTCGGTTATGAAATCCCCAACGAATTCGTCGTCGGCTTCGGCCTCGACTTTGCCGAGCGGTACCGCAACCTGGACTTCATCGGCACCCTGGCACCGCACGTCTACGAATAA
- the ftsH gene encoding ATP-dependent zinc metalloprotease FtsH — protein sequence MKSKNFFKGPAIWIALALAALLIILPSLSGTGAKQVDTKEGLELLQNKDVSQAKIYDGDQRVDLTLTDEAAKDKDSPDVQFYFGTARGEEIVDAVNDSGANFTDQPVQTNWFTSFLGLFLPFIIIGLIFWFLMSRMQGGGSQVMKFGKSKAKLTNKDMPQVTFDDVAGADEAVEELHEIKEFLQDPAKFQAVGAKIPKGVLLYGPPGTGKTLLARAVAGEAGVPFYSISGSDFVEMFVGVGASRVRDLFEQAKANSPAIIFVDEIDAVGRHRGAGVGGGNDEREQTLNQLLVEMDGFDGNSNVILIAATNRPDVLDPALLRPGRFDRQIGVEAPDMQGRLRILEVHAKGKPMAPGVDLETVARKTPGFTGADLANVLNEAALLTARSNADLIDDRALDEAIDRVIAGPQKRSRVMKELERKITAYHEGGHALVAAALRNTDPVTKVTILPRGRALGYTMVLPQDDKYSITRNELLDQLAYAMGGRVAEEIVFHDPSTGASNDIEKATSTARKMVTQYGMSERIGSVKLGSGGGEPFLGRDMSQERNYSDQVAYVVDEEVRRLLDNAHDEAYQILTENRDVLDRLALELLERETLNQAEIAEVFSDVRKRDVREVWLSKPTRPVHSMPPVVSAKERREAKEIGAPDPASVAPQDQIADADLPQDFDVSGNGMPQSSGQGSHSGRSGNSGTGNTAPDA from the coding sequence ATGAAATCCAAGAACTTCTTCAAGGGCCCGGCCATTTGGATCGCGCTGGCATTGGCTGCTCTTTTGATCATCCTGCCGAGTCTTTCCGGCACGGGTGCCAAGCAGGTGGATACCAAGGAAGGCCTGGAACTCCTGCAAAACAAGGATGTGTCGCAGGCAAAGATTTACGACGGCGACCAGCGCGTTGACCTGACATTGACTGACGAAGCAGCCAAAGACAAGGACAGCCCCGATGTGCAGTTCTACTTCGGCACTGCCCGCGGCGAGGAAATTGTCGACGCGGTCAATGATTCCGGAGCGAACTTCACCGACCAGCCGGTGCAGACTAACTGGTTCACCAGTTTCCTGGGATTGTTCCTGCCGTTCATCATCATCGGCCTGATCTTCTGGTTCCTGATGTCCCGTATGCAGGGTGGCGGCTCGCAGGTCATGAAGTTCGGTAAGTCCAAGGCCAAGCTGACCAACAAGGACATGCCGCAGGTAACCTTCGATGACGTCGCCGGTGCTGACGAAGCCGTTGAGGAACTCCACGAGATCAAGGAATTCCTGCAGGATCCCGCCAAATTCCAGGCCGTGGGCGCCAAGATCCCCAAGGGCGTGCTGCTCTACGGTCCTCCCGGAACCGGTAAGACCCTGCTGGCCCGCGCCGTCGCCGGCGAAGCAGGCGTGCCGTTCTACTCGATTTCCGGTTCCGACTTCGTCGAAATGTTCGTTGGCGTGGGTGCTTCCCGCGTCCGCGACCTGTTCGAACAGGCCAAGGCCAACTCCCCGGCCATCATCTTCGTGGACGAGATCGACGCCGTCGGCCGGCACCGCGGAGCCGGCGTGGGCGGCGGCAACGACGAACGCGAGCAGACACTGAACCAGCTGCTGGTGGAAATGGACGGGTTTGACGGAAACAGCAACGTCATCCTGATTGCCGCCACCAACCGTCCCGACGTCCTGGACCCGGCACTGCTGCGTCCGGGCCGCTTTGACCGCCAGATCGGCGTCGAAGCCCCTGACATGCAGGGCCGCCTGCGGATCCTGGAAGTCCATGCCAAGGGCAAGCCGATGGCACCGGGCGTGGACCTCGAAACCGTGGCCCGCAAGACTCCGGGCTTCACCGGTGCGGACCTGGCGAACGTGCTCAACGAAGCAGCCCTGCTGACCGCGCGTTCCAACGCAGACCTGATCGACGACCGTGCCCTGGATGAAGCCATCGACCGCGTCATCGCCGGGCCGCAGAAGCGCAGCCGCGTCATGAAGGAACTCGAACGCAAGATCACCGCCTACCACGAGGGTGGACACGCCCTGGTGGCCGCGGCGCTGCGCAACACGGATCCGGTAACCAAGGTGACCATCCTGCCGCGCGGACGCGCGCTGGGCTACACCATGGTCCTTCCGCAGGATGACAAGTACTCCATCACCCGCAACGAGCTGCTGGACCAGCTGGCCTACGCCATGGGCGGCCGGGTCGCCGAGGAGATTGTCTTCCACGATCCCTCCACGGGTGCCTCGAACGACATTGAGAAGGCCACCTCCACGGCCCGCAAGATGGTCACGCAGTACGGCATGAGTGAGCGGATCGGTTCGGTCAAGCTTGGTTCCGGCGGCGGAGAGCCGTTCCTGGGCCGGGACATGAGCCAGGAACGGAACTACTCCGACCAGGTGGCCTACGTGGTGGACGAGGAGGTCCGGCGCCTGCTGGACAACGCGCACGACGAGGCGTACCAGATCCTCACCGAAAACCGCGATGTCCTCGACCGGCTCGCCCTTGAGCTGCTGGAACGCGAGACGCTGAACCAGGCGGAGATTGCCGAGGTGTTCTCCGACGTGCGCAAGCGCGACGTCCGTGAAGTCTGGCTGTCCAAGCCCACCCGGCCCGTGCACAGCATGCCGCCGGTGGTCTCCGCGAAGGAACGGCGCGAGGCTAAGGAAATCGGCGCCCCGGATCCGGCCTCCGTTGCTCCGCAGGACCAGATTGCCGACGCCGACCTTCCGCAGGACTTCGACGTCTCCGGCAATGGAATGCCGCAGAGCAGCGGTCAGGGCAGCCATTCCGGCCGGAGCGGAAACTCCGGCACCGGCAACACGGCACCGGACGCGTAG
- the folE gene encoding GTP cyclohydrolase I FolE — MTDFDDELLTAEAAADSPVDQPRIERAVREILLAIGEDPDRDGLKETPSRVAKSYTEIFAGLHQSPSDLLATTFDLDHEELVLVKDIAFYSTCEHHLVPFHGSAHIGYIPSHEGKVTGLSKLARLVEVYARRPQVQERLTTQIVDALMTNLSPRGAIVVIECEHLCMSMRGVRKPGARTVTSAVRGQLRETATRAEAMSLILGR; from the coding sequence GTGACGGATTTCGATGATGAGCTACTGACCGCCGAAGCGGCGGCAGATTCCCCGGTGGACCAGCCCCGGATTGAACGGGCCGTCCGGGAGATCCTCCTGGCTATCGGGGAGGACCCGGACCGGGACGGATTGAAGGAAACCCCCAGCCGGGTGGCGAAGTCCTACACGGAAATCTTCGCGGGGCTGCACCAAAGCCCCTCCGACCTGCTGGCCACCACCTTTGACCTTGACCACGAGGAACTGGTCCTGGTCAAGGACATCGCCTTCTACTCCACCTGCGAACACCATCTGGTCCCGTTCCACGGCAGCGCGCATATCGGCTACATTCCCTCCCACGAGGGCAAGGTGACCGGTCTGTCCAAGCTGGCCCGGCTGGTGGAGGTCTACGCCCGCCGGCCCCAGGTGCAGGAACGGCTGACCACCCAGATCGTGGACGCCCTGATGACCAATCTGTCTCCCCGCGGTGCCATAGTGGTTATTGAATGCGAGCACCTGTGCATGTCGATGCGCGGGGTCCGGAAGCCGGGTGCCAGGACCGTAACCTCCGCGGTGCGCGGACAGCTGCGCGAGACCGCGACGCGCGCAGAAGCAATGAGCCTGATACTCGGACGATAG
- the folP gene encoding dihydropteroate synthase: MDSLAAAPGTGPATSPLPVLRPARRARTFSDLPTDRTLVMGILNVTPDSFSDGGRFADTDAAIREGLKLHYEGADIIDVGGESTRPDSVRVSPEEEQERVLPVIEALVKAGALVSIDTMNAATAEKAIAAGAAIINDVSGTETDPDMPGLVARTGVFYILMHSRGDVRSDDPNADYGDVVDEVAGELAKIRERFYAAGVAPEQIIVDPGLGFSKNEGHNWELLRGIDRLGALGHRVLVGASRKRFLGSLLTSYGKAAQPLERDNATAAVSALASSSGVWAVRVHNVPASLDAVKTTAAWKG; the protein is encoded by the coding sequence ATGGATTCACTCGCTGCCGCACCCGGCACCGGACCGGCAACTTCGCCGCTGCCCGTACTGCGGCCCGCACGCCGGGCCCGCACGTTCTCCGACCTTCCCACGGACCGCACGCTGGTTATGGGAATCCTCAATGTCACGCCCGATTCCTTCAGCGACGGCGGCCGCTTCGCCGACACCGACGCCGCCATCCGCGAGGGACTGAAGCTGCATTACGAAGGTGCAGACATTATCGACGTCGGCGGTGAGTCCACCCGGCCGGACTCGGTGCGGGTGTCCCCGGAGGAGGAGCAGGAACGGGTACTGCCCGTGATCGAAGCCCTGGTGAAGGCCGGCGCGCTGGTCAGCATCGACACGATGAATGCGGCCACCGCGGAGAAGGCCATCGCGGCAGGCGCCGCCATCATTAACGATGTGTCCGGGACCGAAACCGATCCGGACATGCCCGGGCTGGTTGCCCGCACGGGTGTCTTTTACATCCTGATGCACAGCCGCGGCGATGTCCGCAGCGACGACCCCAACGCCGACTATGGAGACGTTGTCGACGAGGTTGCCGGAGAGCTGGCGAAGATCCGTGAGCGGTTCTACGCCGCCGGCGTTGCCCCCGAGCAGATCATCGTGGATCCGGGGCTGGGGTTCTCCAAGAACGAAGGCCACAACTGGGAACTGCTGCGCGGCATCGACCGCCTCGGTGCACTGGGGCACCGCGTGCTCGTCGGCGCATCCCGAAAGCGTTTCCTGGGCTCCCTGCTCACCAGCTACGGAAAGGCGGCGCAGCCCCTGGAGCGTGACAACGCGACGGCCGCAGTGTCCGCGCTGGCGTCGTCGTCGGGCGTATGGGCGGTGCGTGTACACAACGTGCCGGCCAGCCTCGACGCCGTCAAGACCACCGCGGCCTGGAAGGGATAG
- the folB gene encoding dihydroneopterin aldolase yields the protein MSGISSPASPRDRITLSGITATGFHGVFPEERRDGQPFVVDLVLFTDLGPAAATDDLTLTAHYGEVAERVVQAITGEPLNLIEALAGRIADAVLAGFPVLTAVEVTVHKPKAPITVEFGDVAVTIHRERA from the coding sequence ATGTCCGGAATTTCCAGCCCGGCCTCCCCGCGGGACCGGATCACCCTGAGCGGCATTACCGCCACGGGCTTCCACGGCGTTTTCCCCGAGGAGCGGCGGGATGGGCAGCCCTTCGTGGTGGACCTGGTCCTGTTCACCGACCTGGGCCCCGCAGCAGCCACGGATGACCTGACACTGACGGCGCACTACGGCGAGGTGGCCGAGCGGGTAGTACAGGCCATCACGGGGGAGCCGCTGAACCTGATCGAGGCCCTCGCGGGCCGTATTGCCGACGCCGTCCTGGCCGGCTTCCCGGTGCTGACCGCAGTGGAGGTCACGGTACATAAGCCGAAGGCGCCGATCACCGTGGAATTCGGCGATGTTGCCGTCACCATCCACCGGGAGCGGGCATGA
- the folK gene encoding 2-amino-4-hydroxy-6-hydroxymethyldihydropteridine diphosphokinase, which produces MSTVHAVLALGSNLGESRDTLSTAVADLANHPQVQLSAVSPVVRTRPVGGPEQPDYLNLVVAVETELEPHALLAHCQAVEAQHHRERIVRWGPRTLDVDIITYGDLHLDDEDLTIPHPRAAQRAFVLQPWAWMEPDARLDSVPVAELAARAEDLPGLEIFEGE; this is translated from the coding sequence ATGAGTACCGTGCACGCCGTCCTGGCCCTCGGCAGCAACCTGGGTGAAAGCCGGGATACCCTCTCCACCGCCGTGGCCGACCTTGCGAACCACCCGCAGGTGCAGCTGAGCGCGGTTTCCCCCGTGGTCCGCACCCGGCCGGTGGGCGGTCCTGAGCAGCCGGACTACCTCAACCTCGTGGTTGCGGTGGAAACCGAGCTGGAACCGCATGCCCTGCTGGCCCACTGCCAGGCAGTCGAGGCCCAACACCACCGCGAACGCATTGTCCGCTGGGGTCCGCGCACCCTCGACGTCGACATCATCACCTACGGCGACCTGCACCTGGACGATGAGGACCTCACCATTCCGCACCCCCGTGCCGCGCAGCGGGCCTTCGTCCTGCAGCCCTGGGCCTGGATGGAACCGGACGCCCGGCTGGACTCGGTGCCCGTAGCCGAGCTGGCTGCCCGCGCCGAGGACCTTCCCGGACTCGAAATCTTCGAAGGAGAATGA
- a CDS encoding DUF3180 domain-containing protein produces the protein MSTIRYRWLAVICLAAGLVGWSAYSILDGSPAPVLSSVALVAIILVTGATLVLGLRVRRWRNGRRDRELDPIAAARTVVLAQALAYAGALLLGWHAAVFLAQLPLWSLRPGHAATWASLTVSIGGILMIATGLTVERFCKLPPEDKDGTGPVPGSGDGGEYA, from the coding sequence GTGAGCACCATCCGCTACCGCTGGCTGGCCGTCATCTGCCTCGCCGCCGGCCTGGTCGGCTGGTCCGCTTACTCGATCCTGGACGGCTCCCCGGCACCAGTGCTGAGCTCCGTGGCGCTGGTGGCCATCATCCTGGTGACAGGCGCGACCCTGGTTCTCGGGCTCCGGGTGCGCCGCTGGCGCAACGGCCGGCGCGACCGCGAACTGGACCCGATAGCCGCCGCCCGGACAGTGGTGCTGGCGCAGGCCCTCGCTTATGCCGGTGCCCTGCTGCTGGGCTGGCATGCAGCGGTTTTCCTGGCACAGCTGCCCCTGTGGTCGCTGCGGCCGGGCCACGCAGCCACCTGGGCTTCGCTGACCGTCAGCATCGGCGGGATCCTGATGATTGCCACCGGACTGACCGTGGAGCGGTTCTGTAAGCTCCCACCTGAGGACAAGGACGGCACCGGACCCGTTCCCGGCTCGGGAGACGGAGGAGAATATGCCTAG
- a CDS encoding PH domain-containing protein, with product MPSEAIDPAAVQWQRVSPKYLRLRLLSWGIETVITLLVTGLPLVLRLTGIWPGYPAWLAWGLPVFFAVLLLWRGLLLPRQVRSIGFAERNEDLLLRRGLFFQRTLVVPYGRMQYIDVAVGPLERAFGLCTLKLHTAAPGTNAGIAGLPADEGARLREHLSARGEAQLAGL from the coding sequence ATGCCTAGCGAAGCAATCGATCCAGCTGCAGTGCAGTGGCAGCGCGTATCACCGAAGTACCTCCGCCTGCGGCTGCTGAGCTGGGGGATCGAAACCGTCATCACACTGCTGGTCACCGGATTGCCCCTGGTGCTCCGCCTGACCGGCATCTGGCCCGGATATCCGGCGTGGCTGGCCTGGGGCCTGCCGGTTTTCTTCGCAGTGCTCCTGTTGTGGCGCGGGCTCCTGCTTCCGCGGCAGGTCCGCTCCATTGGTTTCGCCGAACGCAACGAGGACCTGCTGCTCCGCCGCGGCCTCTTCTTCCAGCGCACCCTGGTGGTTCCCTACGGCCGGATGCAGTACATCGACGTGGCGGTCGGCCCGCTGGAACGGGCCTTCGGCCTGTGCACCCTGAAACTCCATACCGCCGCCCCCGGCACCAATGCCGGCATTGCCGGGCTGCCCGCGGATGAGGGTGCCCGCCTGCGGGAGCATCTCTCCGCACGCGGCGAAGCGCAGCTGGCCGGGCTGTGA
- a CDS encoding PH domain-containing protein, translating to MTAGAAPGPEGDRHPTAADPAQQPEPEWKRVHPVSPLVRGWIALAALAYFVGRDQVESGFSDGGVRLPEGPALGWTLLALGIALVVIAGAFFLSWWFTRYQLTADSIRVHSGVVVRRQRQARLDRVQAIDIVQPLLARIFGLAELRFEVADAGESAVRLAFLRLPDAQALRTRIMADASGARNSQPDGGGGAGGKDTAGSLTVPAEQQVLALSPGRVLAAALLSGTTVLLLMAVAGVIVLTAVTGEAASIAAMVPIIFGFGSAYWGLFSSGFNFRAAVSREGIRIRSGLLDTRTSTVPPGRIQALAIRQSPLWRIPGWYSISVNVAGYGVGSSSESTARTRLLPAGTAEEVLRMLALVLPDPGTGDPVGVFAAGMDGTGTAGGFTVSPRRARWRSPLSWRRNGYLVTETAVLARHGYLWRSLEVVPHSRTQSLALQQGPVQRPMRLANLILHSTPGPVSPRVVEIDADTARRLLDEQSLRARTARRRDLPEQWLRGSGPSLAKAAPVAPLPPSLPPPVSPPLPPSLPPPVSQPLPPSPVTPAPVSEEEPPHEHR from the coding sequence GTGACTGCCGGCGCCGCTCCCGGTCCGGAGGGGGACCGGCATCCCACCGCAGCGGATCCGGCACAGCAGCCGGAGCCGGAGTGGAAACGGGTCCACCCGGTCTCGCCCCTGGTCCGCGGCTGGATAGCCCTGGCCGCCCTGGCCTACTTTGTCGGCCGCGACCAGGTGGAATCCGGGTTCTCCGACGGCGGTGTGCGCCTGCCCGAGGGCCCTGCGCTTGGCTGGACGCTGCTGGCCCTGGGGATTGCCCTGGTGGTTATTGCCGGCGCCTTCTTCCTATCCTGGTGGTTCACCCGCTACCAGCTCACCGCCGATTCCATCCGGGTGCATTCCGGAGTGGTGGTACGCCGCCAGCGGCAGGCACGGCTGGACCGCGTGCAGGCCATCGACATTGTCCAGCCCCTGCTCGCCCGCATTTTCGGGCTGGCGGAACTGCGCTTTGAAGTGGCCGACGCCGGCGAGTCAGCGGTGCGCCTGGCCTTCCTGCGGCTCCCGGACGCCCAGGCGCTGCGGACGCGGATCATGGCGGATGCTTCCGGCGCCAGGAACTCCCAGCCCGACGGCGGCGGTGGCGCCGGCGGAAAAGACACCGCCGGCAGCCTTACCGTTCCCGCGGAGCAGCAGGTGCTGGCACTGTCGCCGGGACGGGTACTTGCCGCTGCCCTGCTGTCCGGAACCACCGTCCTCCTGCTAATGGCCGTTGCAGGCGTCATCGTCCTGACCGCGGTCACGGGTGAAGCGGCATCCATCGCCGCCATGGTGCCCATTATTTTCGGCTTCGGCAGCGCCTATTGGGGGTTGTTCAGTTCCGGCTTCAACTTCCGGGCGGCCGTGTCACGCGAAGGCATCCGGATCCGCTCCGGCCTGCTCGACACCCGCACCTCCACCGTCCCGCCGGGCAGGATCCAGGCTCTCGCGATCCGGCAGTCACCGCTTTGGCGGATCCCCGGGTGGTACTCGATTTCCGTAAATGTTGCCGGTTACGGGGTCGGCAGCAGCAGCGAATCCACTGCCCGGACCCGGCTGCTGCCCGCAGGCACGGCCGAGGAGGTCCTCCGGATGCTGGCCCTGGTCCTTCCGGACCCCGGAACCGGGGACCCCGTGGGGGTTTTTGCCGCCGGTATGGACGGAACAGGGACGGCAGGGGGCTTCACTGTCTCGCCCCGCCGTGCCCGCTGGCGCTCCCCGCTCTCCTGGCGCCGGAACGGCTACCTGGTGACGGAGACCGCAGTCCTGGCCCGGCACGGTTACCTGTGGCGGTCCCTGGAGGTGGTTCCGCACAGCAGGACCCAGTCCCTCGCCCTCCAACAGGGCCCGGTACAGCGTCCGATGCGCCTGGCGAACCTGATCCTGCACTCCACGCCCGGACCGGTTTCTCCCCGGGTAGTGGAAATCGATGCGGACACCGCCCGGCGGCTCCTCGACGAACAGTCGCTGCGCGCCCGCACCGCCCGCCGCCGGGATCTTCCGGAACAGTGGCTGCGCGGGAGCGGCCCTTCCCTGGCCAAGGCCGCCCCGGTGGCGCCCCTCCCACCATCCCTCCCGCCACCCGTTTCTCCACCCCTCCCACCGTCCCTCCCGCCACCCGTTTCTCAACCCCTCCCACCGTCCCCAGTTACCCCTGCCCCCGTCTCCGAGGAGGAGCCTCCCCATGAACACCGCTGA
- a CDS encoding DUF2520 domain-containing protein: MNTADSASVEERRRRGRLGIGVIGAGRVGAVLGAALRAAEHAVVGVSAVSDASRERAENLLPGVPILEIPDIVERSELVLLAVPDDALGPLVSGLAKTGAWQAGQLVAHTSGRFGTEILAPARAAGAIPLALHPAMTFTGMSLDLTRLADCSFGISAPAAVLPIAQALVVEMGAEPVVIDEADRVLYHAALAHASNHLVTLAAQSTQLLAGLGVEHPDRLLGPLMRASLENALASGEGALTGPVARGDVGTVSAHTQALAEAGSEDLRAAYSALSAATAARAVDRGLLTAQQGEAILAALRLDPETP, translated from the coding sequence ATGAACACCGCTGATTCCGCCAGTGTCGAAGAACGCCGGCGCCGCGGCCGCCTGGGTATCGGCGTGATCGGCGCGGGCCGGGTCGGTGCCGTCCTGGGGGCGGCCCTGCGTGCCGCCGAGCACGCCGTCGTCGGGGTGTCCGCGGTGTCCGACGCCAGCCGCGAACGCGCCGAAAACCTCCTTCCCGGCGTTCCGATCCTGGAAATACCGGACATCGTGGAGCGGTCCGAACTGGTCCTGCTCGCCGTGCCGGACGACGCCCTGGGCCCGCTGGTCTCCGGCCTGGCCAAGACCGGTGCCTGGCAGGCGGGCCAGCTCGTGGCGCATACATCCGGACGGTTCGGCACCGAGATCCTGGCCCCGGCCCGCGCCGCAGGTGCCATCCCCCTGGCCCTGCACCCGGCCATGACCTTCACCGGGATGAGCCTGGACCTGACCCGCCTGGCGGACTGCTCCTTCGGGATCAGTGCCCCGGCAGCCGTGCTGCCGATTGCCCAGGCGCTCGTGGTGGAGATGGGTGCCGAGCCGGTGGTCATCGATGAAGCGGACCGGGTGCTGTACCACGCGGCGCTGGCCCATGCGTCGAACCACCTGGTCACCCTCGCCGCCCAGTCCACGCAGCTGCTTGCGGGGCTCGGCGTCGAACACCCGGACCGGCTCCTGGGTCCGCTGATGCGTGCATCGCTGGAAAACGCCCTGGCCTCCGGCGAAGGCGCACTCACCGGTCCGGTGGCCCGCGGGGACGTCGGAACCGTTTCCGCGCACACCCAGGCACTTGCCGAGGCCGGCTCGGAAGACCTCCGCGCCGCCTACTCGGCTCTCTCCGCCGCCACGGCCGCCCGGGCCGTGGACCGGGGCCTGCTCACCGCCCAGCAGGGTGAAGCGATTCTGGCCGCACTCCGGCTGGACCCCGAAACACCCTAA
- the panC gene encoding pantoate--beta-alanine ligase has protein sequence MLNTPRLVTTAAELRSATAELLQQAAAANPSRLPSLALVPTMGALHEGHASLMGAARAENDVVTASVFVNPLQFDDPADLQRYPRTLDADLELLGRAGVDLVFAPSEAEMYPGGAPLVRLSAGTMGTRWEGASRPGHFDGVLTVVAKLFHLAAPPVPARFRAYFGQKDAQQLALIRRMAADLNFAVEVTGVPIVRAADGLAESSRNRFLDDGQRQAALVLSRALTLLKERAAAGGPLDLASAVELVAQQPGVELDYFAVVDPQTLEPVRAAADEPLTGTALALLAARVGPVRLIDNALLP, from the coding sequence GTGTTGAACACCCCCCGCCTCGTCACCACAGCCGCCGAACTGCGTTCCGCCACGGCGGAGCTGCTTCAGCAAGCGGCTGCCGCCAACCCTTCCCGCCTTCCCTCGCTCGCGCTGGTTCCCACCATGGGCGCCCTGCACGAGGGCCACGCCTCCCTGATGGGTGCGGCGCGGGCGGAGAACGACGTCGTCACCGCCTCGGTGTTCGTCAACCCCCTCCAGTTCGACGACCCCGCCGACCTGCAGCGTTACCCCCGCACCCTCGACGCGGACCTGGAACTCCTGGGCCGGGCGGGTGTGGACCTGGTCTTCGCCCCCTCCGAGGCTGAGATGTACCCCGGCGGCGCGCCGCTGGTGCGGCTGAGCGCGGGCACCATGGGCACCCGCTGGGAGGGAGCTTCCCGCCCGGGACACTTCGACGGGGTGCTCACCGTCGTAGCCAAGCTCTTCCACCTCGCCGCACCCCCGGTACCGGCACGCTTCCGGGCCTACTTCGGACAAAAGGATGCCCAGCAGCTGGCCCTCATCCGCCGCATGGCCGCGGACCTCAACTTCGCCGTGGAGGTCACCGGCGTGCCGATCGTCCGTGCCGCGGATGGTCTCGCCGAATCGAGCCGGAACCGCTTCCTCGACGACGGCCAGCGGCAGGCTGCACTCGTGCTGTCCAGGGCGCTGACCCTGCTGAAGGAACGCGCGGCTGCGGGCGGGCCGCTGGACCTGGCGTCCGCCGTCGAACTGGTCGCGCAGCAGCCCGGGGTGGAGCTGGACTACTTCGCGGTCGTGGACCCGCAGACCCTCGAACCGGTCCGAGCGGCTGCCGATGAACCGCTGACCGGGACCGCGCTGGCTCTGCTGGCCGCGCGGGTGGGTCCGGTCCGCCTGATCGACAACGCACTCCTGCCCTAG